The Juglans regia cultivar Chandler chromosome 10, Walnut 2.0, whole genome shotgun sequence genome includes the window ATTTCCTAGACCTAGGGCTGTGCATCAGGAGTCCAAGACCCCTTTtttggtccggtctggtccggaacccggaaaaCCTGGTTCATCTGCACAGGTATCCACCCGGATTTTACTTAGACGGGTATTTAGATTTCATACCTGCATTTACTGGAATGTGGGTACAGTTACATAATGTGGTTACCAGGTTGATACCTGGTAACCATAACCGGgttaaacttttttaaacaaattgaattaCAATCATTTTGATCTTCAAGAACAAGAGAGAAATTCTTCCACAGAGGgaaatacaaaataattctTATCCTTGAAtccttttattcttttgaaaaccGAATCCATTTCCCATTCCATTGAATCAGTTCCAATTATCTTTCATTTGATTTTGAATCTCATAAGTCATACattgtgacatttttttttgCTAAATCTTTAAGTTTAGGAGCTACGTTGTCGTTTCTCTATTGTGCTCTGTTTGTTTGCCAAGGAAATGTTGGAAAGGACAAGAAACTGAAATTGTTTATTCTTTAGATTCTTAATTGTTTGGGACCTGATAAAGAAAGCAAAATCTTGACTGAACTGAGCCTGGCTCAAATGGTTTCCTTGGCTAAGGGTTTAGGATcctacaattattttttgtcttttcttgttttattgTCTTCTAAACAGTAAACTGGGGCTTCATCTTTCAGTTAGTGCAGCACTATCACTTTCTAGCCCCTCTTCATCCAGGGACCTCCAACGATCTGATTGTAACTTGTACAGCCCTAGAAATGAACTCTGTGAGAATGCTTGCATTGAGCCTCTTACGGCGGCTGAGTCAGACCATTGAGTGGTGCAGTTGCGCGCCTCATCATGGTCGCCGCCTTCATGAGGgggaaattaatatttaaagtttCGGAAAAGCTTGATTGTTGATATGCGACATCTAAAGCATAGGTCTACACTACTGCTCATTAAAACAAGTGGGTGAAGAAAACTGATTTTGGGAAATATGCCTTAGAAACtttctcatcaataaaaatgatattatcactaataccttgagtaaaaatatgaaaaataagtatGACAAGCATTGGGATAGTACAGGTAGGTTCAACTTGATGATTTATATTGCTTTTGTGCTTGACCCTCGGTACTATTGTGAAGGTTATGTGGTTTTGATTGAAAAAGTGCAAAGGGGATGATCTGGTGGATAAGATAGTGGCAAAAGTTAAGCTCCTTTTAAGCTGCTTGATCTCGTTTGATTGAGCAATACAATACATTTCTTGTGGTTGGTGGGGGGAGTTCTTATGTGACTCAAGAAAGGCCAAGTATTACTTTTACAAACATTAGTAATGAACCCTGCGTAGATTTGATctctgtactttttttttataagtaaaagtatattaattaaagaataggcaaagccatgtTCAGTACAAAGAATGCCCTAACTACGTAGGAGcaatagatacaaggaaatcatggaaatctTGGCCACTAAATTAACGGcgatggcccaagtacaaagagttctaaaaaagaaagcttttagttcctccatcgatctctctttgtcctcgAATGTCCgttcattgcgctcctgccacacaccacatgatgcaaatAGGAAGCATCTTCCATACAACCTTGATCTGTTGATTACCTCTTAGATCTATCCAACTAGCCAGCATCACCACTACTGTCTCAGGCATAACCCAACCCAAGTCTAGTCTACTAAATACCTCGTTCCATAACCCTCAAGCTGATCTCTTGTACTTGCATACCGCCTTTTCACTCagtattaaaattatcttactTCCTGAAAATATTCCAAGATGATGGGAGCTACATGAAAGTTCATAGCTGTTCAGCAGGTTGACTTGGTTAAACCATTGCTAGCTTGATAATATCCTTTTATTAGGTAAACAGGCTTAATCTTTGAGGATGTCGAATCCTTAGTTCTGGCTAATTTATAGACTGTTGCCATTACTGTGATGTGTATTTGATTTCTAATGCATTATTTATATGCtgacattttttttgtttacattttgTAAATAGTTCTTGAGAGCACATTTGTATTTCCATGATTGCTTGTTAATTCCTgacatttcatttctttcagaGGGCATATATCTCAATCTACTGCTTTTAGGTCCTCCAACGCCATAAGTGGTTGCAGGGGCAGATCTCTCTGCTTGTATTTTCTGTTTGTAAACTTAAATGACGTATGAAGAAATTCTGAAGGTCATTTTTCCTTATTTAGAGGGCGTGGACCTTGCTTCATGTATGGCAGTATGTAAGCAGTGGAGAGACATAGCCCGAAATGATTACTTTTGGAAATGCCTATGTGCCAAGAGATGGCCTTCAATCTGCAAACGGCCTAACCCACCAACTTTAACCTACTACAAGCTATATCAAACCTTTTGTAGACGCCAGCATAGTCGAACTCTTCTCCCCCCAAGGCTGTCCTTCAatgatttggaattttttattgaCATTTGGAACGAAGATAGATTATTGCTTTCGGATGTAGTCCCAGGTCCTGTTTTAGAAACTGGTATCAAGATCCTTCCCCAAGGAATCTGTAACATGCTTAGATTTCATCTGGAGGGTCCTGAGTACAAGATGACACTTCCTGTTGAGCCAAGATTCACAGTTCCTATGAACCAGACTGTTAGTGTTTCGGTGCTTGTGTGGCGCAAGGATTCCAATAGGGTTGCTCGCATCATTGATAAATCCATGTTTGATTACATAGATCGGACAGCACATAGGGCCATGGCATTTGACTACTTAGAGTTCTCTCCTTCCCACCCTTTCATTTCAGGTATCCGGGCATGGATTTCGTTACTTTTCATGGAAGATGGAAATGAAGGTGTTCTTGATGTTTTTGGGATTGAAATGGATTTCTGTGATGCTGCGACTTCCAAGGAAGAGGTTCTCTGGTTATTAGACATGCTTGATTGGAAGTGAAAAGGTTGGACTCTGTGGCCAAGAAGAAGTGGAGAGGAGCTGAATTGGATTGGATGGAACATGGACGTACTCTTCTTTATTGGTTTTTTAaggtgttttgttttattttttatttttattttttgttgggagAGGGGGGGTTTGTTGTTTAAGAATAATTGTAAAAACTCTCCCCCCTCCATCAATTACTTCTCTTGCACGTTCACACTCTGTACAATATTATATTCATGGCCTTGTTAAATACCAATAATTTCTGCTATTCCTTCTTGATATGCTATTTCTGTTGTTTTTGCACTCAAGTCTTAATTGGTATCGAGTCCCTTCTTGAAGTAACGTTAAGAAGATCAGTGCATAAACTCATAATCATTACCACTTAATAAAAGAGTGTGACTACATCTTAACCAAGTTTCAGAGATGCAAGAAGGACCAAGAACAAGCTTTATAACCACACTTTGCAAAGCTCTTACATTatattgctttttctttttcgtaaATGGTAAGTAGCAAACTACAATGCCAAAGAGAAGATCCTTTGTCAACCACTTATTTAGTGTTGTGATTATGCGGACTTCTCGTGGTGCGCATTGCTCCGTATGTTCGGTGCTATTTCTAAAGCTAACTTCACACAAAGGGTTCACGAAATAAGCAAgctataacaaataaataattcaaacattTAACAAAGAAATGTAGCATCAAGTATTAAACAGAGTAGTAAATAACTTCTATTGAACTCTAGAGTCGGCCAGGAATCATTCTAGGTATTTTTTATTCTAGAATCATTTCTCGTAGGTCAGGAATGTTAAGTACATTCGTAACCTTATGCCCGATAAGAGAGGTTCAACATTATTATAGTACGTAGTTTattgaaatatctcaaaaattaGGGGTGTTACCCTGTACCGTCCGTGCCCCTCACCCCGTACGGGCCAGGGgatggggttttcacccccgcATGGGCCTGGGCGGACTCCCAATCAGCCTTACCTCCCGTCCACTTTAATAATGGACTACAGTCCATTAAGTCAAAAAATTATTCCTGAGTTTAAAATTgatcaaaaacacatttttttttacctaaattgtaaatttaaatttgtaaaatatgactataatttaaaaattatgtagtttctaaatttgctagtgcatattttgtataagttgtAGGGTAATAATTCTACCAAGGCAATACAAAAGTTTCACATTACttaagtgtgagacttgtattGTGAAGACAATCTATAAAAGGGTCATCctactacactacaacttacacaaagtattaagtaaaagttctacttaatacatattactatatttatatataataaaaataataaataattatagatatgtatagtataaatatagcATGTGGATCATTTAACAATAACTTAGCAGAACCTAAGAAGTGATCATGGCAGTTCATATAACATTAATGTGTGAATGATTGACTATTTGCATCTAATATGTTTTATGCATGACTTGTTAACCTTGTCTTTCACTTGCATAATGACCATCATAACATATGTGCATCGGTCCAATTGTCATTGATTGCATAAATCATAGCataacatatggtgaaccacaCTTTGGtatgtggcttgcacatccacctaTAACATAAGCCCAAACATTAAAGCTTACTTATCCTTCACAtgatttctttctcattttatcaCAATGCATGTGAACATGTTGACTTCATGATTTTCGTATTGTGCCATAGTCATATGCATGTCATAGCACTAAACATGGCATATTAACATAAGCATATTTATTGTGACACGGTATCTACTTATGGAAATcaataagcataacataataTAAGAGTGATTTTCATGACATGGTATCCATTCTAAACAAACAACCAAATCAACATGTCATACATAATTACATCCACAAgcacattttcataatttattgagGGTTCATAAAAATGGGCTAACATTGAATAAGGTTGAACAATACTTTTTCATGCAAAACAGAAAAGTTATATAGCACACATAAAAGTTTTGATCAGGCCACTTACCTTATCTTCTTAGCTTTGAGAACCAACTAATCACATCATTCAAGCACCTATTAAGTCACACACACATTCCATGTCAATCTTTACTAAAATCCATACTAATTGACTAGGTTTGAGCCTATACTCCATAAGAGTTGCTTGTTGTCTACCTAGTGGTAATGAGTAAATACTGACCATGGGTCATGCAGTCTACTCTTATGTTTAACTACATGCCGTGCATGAATGTGTATCATGCCTTTATGATTTCTGTTAAGTTAGAATGcatataaatctcaaaacagTGGCTGCTTGGTCCACTTAGGGTTGCTGACAGCAACACGTGTTTTATGCATTTCAAGGAATAGATGAGCTTTTGGTAAAAACGGATCGTAGAAACTACCAAAGTCCTATTTCTAGCAATAAAACACATAATACCTTCCTTATTTAAGTAAGGAAATTCTGACAACTTAGGATTGCTAGGTCTTGTAAATATGTACAAAAATTGACATCTTGAATTGgaaaaatcattcaaaaaatgtatcaaattttctaaattaacCAAGGCACCACACTGTCTTGTGGGCTGGACAACAAGCTCACTAATCCAAAACACTCGCCAAAGTCTTTTGAACCAGATGACATAAGGCCTGGTCTCCAAATAAGAGAATTAGGTTCAATCTCTCTACccatgtatgaaaaaaaaaaaaaaaaaaaaaaaaaaatccaaaacactCAGGGttgatttggattcagaaactatctcatctcatttcatcattagaatttttttaaatttctgcacaaaatataataaacaattcaactttttcaaattttaaaattttaaaataataataatattaaaaataatattttaacaatattttatttaacttatctaaaatcatctcacttcattatccaaacaagacctcactattatacataattaaaaaCTCAAGCATGTATAAAATCAAACAATaacattatataaaaatgtaattaaatacaaaaataggcACCATGGCCATAGTTGATGGTCAGCCCAAACTTTGAATTCTTTGGGTGACACTGCCCCTCTTCGGCTAGGGACCTCCAACGATCTGATTGTAACTTAC containing:
- the LOC108986457 gene encoding F-box protein At5g39250 yields the protein MTYEEILKVIFPYLEGVDLASCMAVCKQWRDIARNDYFWKCLCAKRWPSICKRPNPPTLTYYKLYQTFCRRQHSRTLLPPRLSFNDLEFFIDIWNEDRLLLSDVVPGPVLETGIKILPQGICNMLRFHLEGPEYKMTLPVEPRFTVPMNQTVSVSVLVWRKDSNRVARIIDKSMFDYIDRTAHRAMAFDYLEFSPSHPFISGIRAWISLLFMEDGNEGVLDVFGIEMDFCDAATSKEEVLWLLDMLDWK